The Candidatus Planktophila sp. DNA window TTGTACGTGTAGCTGATCAAAATATCTGTAGCACCGGCAATTTCACCATCAAGTTCGTTGCGTGGTCCACCACCAGTAAGTAGGAAAATCAAATTGAAGTTGTTGAAATTGAATGCAAAAGAGGCAATTAATAGCGGAGAGAGAATTTGCAAAAGCAGTGGCAATGTGATTTTACGGAAAATCTGACG harbors:
- a CDS encoding ABC transporter permease subunit; protein product: RQIFRKITLPLLLQILSPLLIASFAFNFNNFNLIFLLTGGGPRNELDGEIAGATDILISYTYKIAFGSSTQDLGLASAISLIIFILVASISLYGLRKSKVLESFS